One region of Anaerotignum faecicola genomic DNA includes:
- a CDS encoding isoprenyl transferase yields the protein MLYENESFQLNPEKMPKHVAIIMDGNGRWATKRGLPRKAGHKAGAEALERIIYAAKELGLEHLTVYAFSTENWKRSAEEVGAIMDLLRFYLKNYFKKFVKDNIRMHVIGEKSRLDTDIQKAIAEIEDLSREKNGMTVHVALNYGGRDELRRAVTKIARETADGMLSPDAITEDTISDALDTAGTPDPELMIRTSGEERISNFLLWQIAYSEFFFSDTLWPDFDKKELERAIYYYQNRERRFGGRLK from the coding sequence ATGCTTTATGAAAACGAATCCTTTCAGCTGAACCCCGAAAAGATGCCAAAGCACGTTGCGATTATCATGGATGGCAACGGCAGATGGGCAACAAAGCGCGGTCTGCCCAGAAAAGCAGGGCATAAGGCAGGCGCGGAAGCGCTGGAAAGAATCATTTATGCCGCAAAGGAGCTTGGCTTGGAACATCTGACGGTGTATGCTTTTTCAACGGAAAACTGGAAACGCTCCGCCGAAGAGGTGGGGGCGATTATGGATCTTCTGCGGTTTTATCTGAAAAATTATTTCAAGAAATTCGTGAAGGATAACATTCGGATGCACGTCATTGGCGAAAAGAGTCGCTTGGACACAGATATTCAAAAGGCGATTGCAGAAATTGAGGATTTATCCAGAGAAAAGAACGGCATGACCGTTCATGTTGCACTGAATTACGGCGGCAGGGATGAGCTGCGCCGCGCGGTAACAAAAATCGCAAGGGAAACGGCAGATGGCATGCTTTCTCCCGATGCCATTACGGAGGATACCATTTCTGATGCATTGGATACGGCAGGCACACCTGATCCCGAACTGATGATTCGCACCAGCGGCGAGGAAAGAATCAGCAATTTTCTTCTGTGGCAAATTGCATATTCCGAATTTTTCTTTTCCGATACGCTTTGGCCCGATTTTGATAAAAAGGAACTGGAACGGGCAATTTATTACTATCAGAACAGAGAACGCCGTTTTGGCGGCAGATTGAAATGA
- a CDS encoding 1-deoxy-D-xylulose-5-phosphate reductoisomerase yields MRKISILGSTGSIGTQTLEVVENLGDIRVAAITGNKNIALLEKQARKFHPELIAVMNAENAKALQSRLSDTKIRIASGMDGLVEAATYEDVDTVVTSVVGNVGLQPTFAAIRAGKNIALANKETLVSAGQLVMDFAKQHHVRIYPVDSEHSAIFQSLQGNADNRISRILLTASGGPFRGKKREELAHVTAADALAHPNWHMGKKITIDSATLMNKGLEVMEAKWLFDVDVDQIEVLVHPQSIVHSAVEYEDGAIIAQMGEPDMRIPIQYALTYPKRVQSPFPRIDFSVRSHLTFEKPDLDTFRCLSLAYCALKTGGTMPAVLNGANEIAVARFLKGELTFLQIPSLIERTMDAYTVKYKYTLEDLLEADAWARAYAQSVRF; encoded by the coding sequence ATGAGAAAAATTTCGATTTTGGGTTCGACAGGTTCTATCGGGACACAAACCCTTGAGGTTGTCGAAAATTTAGGTGATATCCGTGTTGCCGCCATTACGGGGAATAAAAATATTGCGCTTTTGGAAAAACAGGCGCGTAAATTTCACCCTGAATTGATTGCGGTGATGAACGCGGAGAACGCAAAGGCATTGCAGAGTCGCCTTTCAGATACGAAAATTCGCATAGCGAGCGGGATGGATGGTCTGGTCGAGGCGGCTACATACGAGGATGTGGATACAGTTGTGACCTCTGTAGTCGGCAATGTTGGCTTGCAGCCCACCTTTGCAGCAATTCGTGCAGGCAAAAATATCGCGCTTGCGAATAAAGAGACGCTTGTTTCCGCAGGACAGCTTGTAATGGACTTTGCGAAACAGCACCATGTAAGGATTTATCCTGTGGACAGCGAACACTCTGCTATCTTTCAGTCCTTACAGGGAAATGCAGACAACCGCATTTCGCGTATTCTGCTGACCGCCTCCGGCGGCCCCTTCCGCGGCAAAAAGCGCGAGGAGCTGGCGCATGTAACGGCGGCAGATGCACTGGCGCACCCGAACTGGCACATGGGCAAGAAGATTACGATTGATTCTGCAACGCTGATGAATAAGGGCTTGGAAGTGATGGAGGCGAAATGGCTGTTTGATGTAGATGTAGATCAGATTGAGGTTCTGGTGCATCCGCAGAGCATTGTCCATTCCGCGGTGGAATATGAGGATGGCGCAATCATCGCACAGATGGGTGAGCCTGATATGCGGATTCCCATTCAGTATGCGCTGACGTATCCCAAACGCGTGCAAAGCCCGTTTCCTCGGATAGATTTTTCCGTGCGCAGCCATCTGACCTTTGAAAAGCCTGATTTGGATACCTTCCGTTGTCTTTCTCTGGCATACTGTGCCTTGAAAACAGGCGGAACAATGCCGGCAGTGCTGAATGGTGCAAATGAGATTGCAGTTGCCCGTTTTTTGAAGGGAGAGCTGACGTTTTTGCAGATTCCTTCACTGATAGAACGGACGATGGACGCATATACTGTCAAATATAAATATACATTAGAGGATTTACTGGAGGCGGACGCATGGGCAAGGGCGTATGCACAGTCTGTGCGCTTCTGA
- the tsf gene encoding translation elongation factor Ts has protein sequence MAITAGMVKELREMTGAGMMDCKKALTEADGSMEKAVELLREKGLAASAKKAGRIASEGMVAVYLSDDNKIGAIVEVNSETDFVAKNQVFRDYVAAVAKQASETTAADMDAFFEEKWALDPQFTVKEALSQQVAVIGENLNIRRFEKYEKTQAGKLVSYIHGGGRIGVLIELACENEAEELVELGKNIAMQIAALNPKFITENDVPADFIAKETEILTVQAKNDPKNAKKPDNIIEKMIAGRLKKELKEFCLVEQPYVKDTDMTVKQYIDSVVKVVGAPIEITRYVRFETGEGMEKKDENFAEEVAKAMN, from the coding sequence ATGGCTATTACAGCAGGTATGGTAAAAGAACTGAGAGAAATGACAGGCGCAGGCATGATGGATTGCAAAAAGGCTCTGACAGAGGCTGACGGCAGCATGGAAAAGGCTGTTGAGCTGCTGAGAGAAAAAGGTCTGGCTGCATCCGCAAAGAAGGCAGGCCGTATCGCATCCGAAGGTATGGTTGCAGTATACCTGAGCGATGACAACAAGATTGGTGCAATCGTAGAAGTAAACTCCGAAACAGACTTCGTTGCAAAGAACCAGGTATTCAGAGACTATGTTGCAGCAGTTGCAAAACAGGCTTCCGAAACAACAGCAGCAGATATGGACGCTTTCTTTGAAGAAAAATGGGCACTTGACCCTCAGTTCACAGTAAAGGAAGCACTGTCTCAGCAGGTAGCTGTCATCGGTGAAAACCTGAACATCAGACGTTTTGAAAAATATGAAAAGACACAGGCAGGTAAGCTGGTTTCCTATATCCACGGCGGCGGCAGAATCGGCGTTCTGATTGAACTGGCTTGCGAAAACGAAGCAGAAGAGCTGGTTGAACTGGGCAAGAACATTGCAATGCAGATTGCTGCTCTGAACCCTAAATTCATCACAGAAAACGATGTTCCCGCTGACTTCATTGCAAAGGAAACAGAAATCCTGACAGTACAGGCAAAGAACGATCCTAAGAATGCAAAGAAGCCCGACAACATCATCGAAAAGATGATTGCAGGCAGACTGAAAAAAGAACTGAAGGAATTCTGCCTGGTAGAGCAGCCCTATGTTAAGGATACAGATATGACTGTAAAACAGTACATCGACTCCGTTGTAAAGGTTGTTGGCGCACCCATCGAAATCACAAGATATGTTCGTTTTGAAACAGGCGAAGGTATGGAAAAGAAAGATGAAAACTTCGCAGAAGAAGTTGCAAAGGCAATGAACTAA
- the rpsB gene encoding 30S ribosomal protein S2, with product MSVISMKQLLEAGVHFGHQTRRWNPKMAEYIFAERNGIYIIDLQKTVKKVDEAYAAICECIADGGEILFVGTKKQAQECIREEAERCGMYYVNQRWLGGMLTNFTTIKTRIARLKDLEKMQEDGTFDVLPKKEVAKLMHEMEKLQKNVGGIKEMKKVPDMMFIVDTRKERIAVQEAHTLGIPTVAIVDTNCDPDEIDYVIPGNDDAIRAVKLIASKVADAVLESKQGEQEAAETETVEAE from the coding sequence ATGAGCGTAATTTCTATGAAACAGCTGTTAGAGGCCGGTGTTCACTTCGGCCACCAGACAAGAAGATGGAACCCTAAAATGGCAGAATACATCTTCGCAGAAAGAAATGGTATCTACATCATCGACCTGCAGAAAACAGTAAAAAAGGTTGACGAGGCTTATGCAGCAATCTGTGAATGCATCGCAGACGGCGGCGAAATCCTGTTCGTAGGTACAAAGAAGCAGGCACAGGAATGCATTCGTGAAGAAGCTGAAAGATGTGGCATGTACTATGTAAACCAGAGATGGTTGGGCGGTATGCTGACAAACTTCACAACAATCAAAACAAGAATCGCAAGACTGAAAGATCTGGAAAAAATGCAGGAAGACGGTACATTTGATGTACTGCCCAAAAAAGAAGTTGCAAAGCTGATGCACGAAATGGAAAAACTGCAGAAAAACGTTGGCGGTATCAAGGAAATGAAAAAGGTTCCCGATATGATGTTCATCGTTGACACAAGAAAAGAAAGAATCGCTGTGCAGGAAGCACACACACTGGGCATCCCCACAGTTGCTATCGTTGATACAAACTGCGATCCCGATGAAATCGATTACGTAATTCCCGGTAACGATGACGCAATCCGCGCAGTAAAGCTGATTGCTTCCAAGGTTGCTGATGCAGTTCTGGAATCCAAGCAGGGTGAACAGGAAGCAGCTGAAACAGAAACAGTAGAAGCTGAATAA
- the pyrH gene encoding UMP kinase, with protein MYKRIVLKLSGEALAGEKKGVTFDDSIIWGLIAQIKAVMAKGTQVSLVIGGGNFWRGRSADSKMDRTKADQIGMLATVMNAIYVADAFRQNGIKAFVQTPIVIGTMTEQFSKESALAHLEKGEVVIFAAGMGHPFFSTDTITALRGAELDVDGLFFAKSIDGVYDDDPATNPNAKKIDCIRAEDIVKNNLKVIDMAAANLCFERKIPVIIFGLNEENSIMRAVGGEKIGTIVTV; from the coding sequence ATGTATAAAAGAATTGTGCTGAAACTGAGCGGCGAGGCGCTGGCAGGCGAGAAAAAGGGGGTTACCTTTGACGACAGCATCATCTGGGGGCTGATTGCACAGATTAAGGCTGTGATGGCAAAGGGGACACAGGTTTCTCTGGTTATCGGTGGCGGCAATTTTTGGAGAGGCAGAAGTGCAGATTCCAAGATGGATCGCACAAAGGCAGACCAGATTGGCATGCTCGCAACAGTTATGAATGCGATTTATGTTGCAGATGCGTTCCGTCAGAACGGCATCAAGGCATTCGTACAGACACCCATCGTCATCGGCACAATGACAGAGCAATTTTCCAAGGAAAGCGCTCTTGCGCATCTGGAAAAGGGCGAAGTAGTAATTTTTGCAGCCGGTATGGGACACCCCTTCTTCTCTACGGATACGATTACTGCCCTGAGAGGTGCAGAGTTGGATGTGGATGGTCTGTTCTTTGCCAAGAGCATTGACGGTGTTTATGATGACGACCCTGCAACCAACCCCAACGCAAAGAAAATCGACTGCATCCGTGCAGAGGATATTGTGAAGAACAATTTGAAGGTTATCGATATGGCAGCCGCAAATCTCTGCTTTGAGCGCAAGATTCCTGTTATCATCTTCGGTTTGAATGAGGAAAACAGCATTATGCGCGCAGTCGGCGGCGAAAAAATCGGTACGATTGTAACTGTGTAA
- a CDS encoding phosphatidate cytidylyltransferase, with translation MKTRILSAVVALPLLLFIVISGGIWLHVGVGLLGLIGMYEFNRAIAGEVKGAHIIAYLFGLFYVVFMDKLVYTQTLFSVFTSLFVLALLIYSVLCYRKTSYVECCASFFGFFYACFLLSHVYLVREFDHGKLLIWLAFISAFGSDTGAYFSGYFLGKNKLCPALSPKKTIEGSIGGIITALVLCLLYGLWINRFHPIAGVNVLLLCGLVGFFGSILSQIGDLAASSIKRQVGIKDYGNLLPGHGGVLDRFDSVILTTPVLYYVMLFLIH, from the coding sequence ATGAAAACGAGAATACTTTCCGCTGTGGTGGCACTTCCCCTGCTGTTGTTTATCGTCATCAGCGGCGGCATTTGGCTGCATGTAGGCGTTGGGCTTCTTGGTCTGATTGGGATGTATGAATTCAATCGTGCAATTGCAGGTGAGGTAAAGGGCGCACATATCATTGCATATCTGTTCGGCTTGTTTTATGTGGTTTTCATGGATAAGCTTGTGTATACACAGACGCTGTTCAGCGTGTTTACCTCTTTGTTTGTGCTTGCTCTGCTGATTTACAGCGTGCTTTGCTACAGAAAAACAAGCTATGTGGAATGCTGTGCATCCTTCTTTGGCTTTTTCTATGCCTGCTTCCTGCTTTCTCATGTCTATCTCGTACGAGAATTTGACCACGGGAAGCTGCTGATTTGGCTGGCGTTTATTTCTGCCTTTGGTAGTGACACAGGGGCGTATTTCTCCGGCTATTTTCTTGGGAAAAATAAGCTTTGCCCCGCATTAAGCCCGAAAAAAACCATTGAAGGCTCTATCGGCGGTATCATTACGGCATTGGTGCTTTGCCTGCTTTATGGTCTTTGGATTAACCGTTTCCACCCCATTGCAGGGGTAAATGTGCTGCTGCTCTGCGGTCTGGTGGGATTCTTCGGCTCCATCCTCTCCCAGATTGGTGACCTTGCGGCTTCTTCCATCAAACGTCAGGTTGGCATTAAGGATTACGGGAATCTTCTGCCCGGGCATGGCGGCGTTCTGGATAGGTTTGACAGCGTCATTCTGACCACGCCTGTGTTATACTATGTCATGCTGTTTCTGATTCATTAA
- the frr gene encoding ribosome recycling factor, producing MASELTKPFEEKMKKTLTALDSDYGTIRAGRANPHVLDKIMVEYYGTPTPLNQVGNITVPEPRLLQIQPWDASLLKAIEKAINMSELGINPNNDGKVIRLVFPELTEERRKELTKEVKKKAEASKVAIRNIRRDAMDVFKKSEKAKEITEDQLQDLEDETQKLTDKYVAEIEKKCDAKSKDILTV from the coding sequence ATGGCATCTGAACTGACAAAACCTTTTGAAGAAAAAATGAAAAAGACATTGACCGCGTTGGACAGTGATTACGGCACCATCCGCGCAGGCCGTGCAAACCCCCATGTTCTGGATAAGATTATGGTGGAATATTACGGTACACCTACACCCTTGAATCAGGTTGGGAATATTACGGTTCCCGAGCCTCGTCTGCTGCAGATTCAGCCTTGGGATGCGTCCCTGCTGAAGGCAATCGAAAAGGCAATCAATATGTCCGAGTTGGGCATCAACCCCAATAACGACGGCAAGGTGATTCGTCTGGTTTTCCCTGAACTGACAGAGGAAAGACGTAAGGAACTGACAAAGGAAGTTAAGAAAAAAGCAGAAGCGTCTAAGGTCGCAATCAGAAACATCAGAAGAGATGCTATGGATGTTTTCAAAAAATCTGAAAAAGCGAAGGAAATCACAGAGGATCAATTGCAGGATCTAGAAGATGAAACACAGAAGCTGACAGATAAATACGTTGCTGAAATCGAAAAGAAATGTGACGCGAAGAGTAAGGATATCCTTACCGTTTAA